A window from Salarias fasciatus chromosome 11, fSalaFa1.1, whole genome shotgun sequence encodes these proteins:
- the mag gene encoding myelin-associated glycoprotein isoform X2, translating to MWCLELLIPLLLIISDASGQWNVWVPRDISAMTNSCVVIPCTFMYPSGIRPYRGIHGIWYFGQPYPQLFPPVVFKSRTDVVHESYKGRTKLLGDLHQRNCTLLINNIGTEHSGRYYFRADLGGANMYTYPDFAELKVLDQPNIDVPEEIVSDESLELTCYAPDNCPDMTPEIQWMYTDYLPDPEFSSDYLEESNTAVLSSTLTFTPRPMHNGQLLGCRVYYPNTTLVYERVVSLDIKYPPRSVWVNVSSEVMEGSSVMLHCEVDSNPPSRISWMFGDQELLWDTASNVSLSLDDVTPANEGIYTCVGDNGYGIMNTSLYLAVKYPPREPEVNNSMTVLEGTSLALHCSTQGSPAPTLTWLKDGELVGTITADELSVLEILEITPQGDGQYRCLAENEHGRASSSLNITVEYAPVLLEESKCTVVREGVQCVCMATGNPEPTIEFYLPDLNITINETDGKYNFYTHTDGHTSTGMIKLREKGERMDNGGPAVNVHCSISNVYGRESVLLELQQEKKYMMAVIVGTIGGVAVIAFIIAAVRYVGQNNKKEKTGITNLWALWQDWRGKS from the exons ATGTGGTGTTTGGAGCTGCTTATACCCCTGCTGTTGATCATCAGCG ATGCCAGTGGTCAGTGGAACGTCTGGGTACCTCGGGACATCTCGGCCATGACCAACTCCTGCGTGGTCATCCCTTGCACCTTCATGTACCCGTCAGGAATCAGGCCATACCGAGGCATCCACGGCATCTGGTACTTCGGCCAGCCCTACCCGCAACTCTTTCCCCCTGTAGTCTTCAAATCTCGCACGGACGTCGTGCACGAGAGCTACAAGGGTCGCACCAAGCTGCTGGGCGACCTGCACCAGAGGAACTGCACACTGCTCATCAACAACATCGGCACGGAGCACTCAGGGAGATACTACTTTCGTGCAGACCTGGGCGGAGCCAATATGTATACTTACCCGGACTTTGCAGAGCTCAAAGTCCTGG ATCAGCCCAACATTGATGTACCGGAGGAGATTGTCAGCGACGAGAGCTTGGAGCTCACATGCTACGCTCCGGATAACTGCCCCGACATGACCCCAGAGATCCAGTGGATGTACACCGACTACCTGCCTGACCCAGAGTTCAGCTCAGATTACCTGGAGGAGAGCAACACGGCGGTTCTGTCCAGCACCCTCACCTTCACGCCCAGACCCATGCACAACGGACAGCTGCTGGGCTGCAGGGTCTACTACCCCAACACCACGCTGGTCTACGAGAGGGTCGTCTCTCTAGACATTAAAT ATCCTCCACGCTCGGTGTGGGTCAACGTCTCCTCGGAGGTGATGGAGGGCAGCTCTGTGATGCTGCACTGTGAGGTGGACAGTAACCCCCCCTCCAGGATCTCCTGGATGTTCGGAGACCAGGAGCTGCTGTGGGACACGGCGTCCAATGTGTCTCTTTCCCTGGACGACGTGACGCCCGCGAATGAGGGGATTTATACCTGTGTTGGAGACAACGGCTACGGCATCATGAACACCTCCCTGTACCTGGCAGTCAAGT ATCCTCCTCGTGAGCCGGAGGTGAACAACTCCATGACGGTGCTGGAAGGCACGTCTCTCGCTCTGCACTGCAGCACCCAGGGCAGCCCGGCTCCAACCCTCACCTGGCTGAAGGACGGCGAGCTGGTAGGCACCATCACCGCTGACGAGCTGTCGGTGCTGGAGATCCTGGAAATCACGCCGCAGGGAGACGGACAGTACCGCTGTCTGGCTGAGAACGAGCACGGACGAGCCAGCAGCTCCCTGAACATCACTGTGGAGT ATGCCCCGGTCCTTCTGGAGGAGTCGAAGTGCACGGTGGTGAGGGAGGGAGTTCAGTGTGTCTGCATGGCCACGGGAAATCCTGAGCCCACCATCGAGTTCTACCTGCCCGACCTCAACATCACCATCAATGAGACCGACGGCAAATACAACTTCTACACGCACACCGACGGGCACACCTCCACCGGCATGATCAAGCTGCGGGAGAAAGGCGAGCGCATGGACAACGGCGGCCCCGCTGTCAACGTCCACTGCAGCATCTCCAACGTGTACGGAAGAGAGAGCGTGCTGCTGGAGCTACAGCAAGAGA aAAAGTACATGATGGCAGTTATAGTGGGCACTATTGGAGGAGTGGCGGTCATTGCCTTCATCATTGCAGCAGTGAGATATGTTGGCCAGAACAACAAAAA
- the mag gene encoding myelin-associated glycoprotein isoform X3: protein MWCLELLIPLLLIISDASGQWNVWVPRDISAMTNSCVVIPCTFMYPSGIRPYRGIHGIWYFGQPYPQLFPPVVFKSRTDVVHESYKGRTKLLGDLHQRNCTLLINNIGTEHSGRYYFRADLGGANMYTYPDFAELKVLDQPNIDVPEEIVSDESLELTCYAPDNCPDMTPEIQWMYTDYLPDPEFSSDYLEESNTAVLSSTLTFTPRPMHNGQLLGCRVYYPNTTLVYERVVSLDIKYPPRSVWVNVSSEVMEGSSVMLHCEVDSNPPSRISWMFGDQELLWDTASNVSLSLDDVTPANEGIYTCVGDNGYGIMNTSLYLAVKYPPREPEVNNSMTVLEGTSLALHCSTQGSPAPTLTWLKDGELVGTITADELSVLEILEITPQGDGQYRCLAENEHGRASSSLNITVEYAPVLLEESKCTVVREGVQCVCMATGNPEPTIEFYLPDLNITINETDGKYNFYTHTDGHTSTGMIKLREKGERMDNGGPAVNVHCSISNVYGRESVLLELQQEKKYMMAVIVGTIGGVAVIAFIIAAVRYVGQNNKNLRQSCWAQSLTPF, encoded by the exons ATGTGGTGTTTGGAGCTGCTTATACCCCTGCTGTTGATCATCAGCG ATGCCAGTGGTCAGTGGAACGTCTGGGTACCTCGGGACATCTCGGCCATGACCAACTCCTGCGTGGTCATCCCTTGCACCTTCATGTACCCGTCAGGAATCAGGCCATACCGAGGCATCCACGGCATCTGGTACTTCGGCCAGCCCTACCCGCAACTCTTTCCCCCTGTAGTCTTCAAATCTCGCACGGACGTCGTGCACGAGAGCTACAAGGGTCGCACCAAGCTGCTGGGCGACCTGCACCAGAGGAACTGCACACTGCTCATCAACAACATCGGCACGGAGCACTCAGGGAGATACTACTTTCGTGCAGACCTGGGCGGAGCCAATATGTATACTTACCCGGACTTTGCAGAGCTCAAAGTCCTGG ATCAGCCCAACATTGATGTACCGGAGGAGATTGTCAGCGACGAGAGCTTGGAGCTCACATGCTACGCTCCGGATAACTGCCCCGACATGACCCCAGAGATCCAGTGGATGTACACCGACTACCTGCCTGACCCAGAGTTCAGCTCAGATTACCTGGAGGAGAGCAACACGGCGGTTCTGTCCAGCACCCTCACCTTCACGCCCAGACCCATGCACAACGGACAGCTGCTGGGCTGCAGGGTCTACTACCCCAACACCACGCTGGTCTACGAGAGGGTCGTCTCTCTAGACATTAAAT ATCCTCCACGCTCGGTGTGGGTCAACGTCTCCTCGGAGGTGATGGAGGGCAGCTCTGTGATGCTGCACTGTGAGGTGGACAGTAACCCCCCCTCCAGGATCTCCTGGATGTTCGGAGACCAGGAGCTGCTGTGGGACACGGCGTCCAATGTGTCTCTTTCCCTGGACGACGTGACGCCCGCGAATGAGGGGATTTATACCTGTGTTGGAGACAACGGCTACGGCATCATGAACACCTCCCTGTACCTGGCAGTCAAGT ATCCTCCTCGTGAGCCGGAGGTGAACAACTCCATGACGGTGCTGGAAGGCACGTCTCTCGCTCTGCACTGCAGCACCCAGGGCAGCCCGGCTCCAACCCTCACCTGGCTGAAGGACGGCGAGCTGGTAGGCACCATCACCGCTGACGAGCTGTCGGTGCTGGAGATCCTGGAAATCACGCCGCAGGGAGACGGACAGTACCGCTGTCTGGCTGAGAACGAGCACGGACGAGCCAGCAGCTCCCTGAACATCACTGTGGAGT ATGCCCCGGTCCTTCTGGAGGAGTCGAAGTGCACGGTGGTGAGGGAGGGAGTTCAGTGTGTCTGCATGGCCACGGGAAATCCTGAGCCCACCATCGAGTTCTACCTGCCCGACCTCAACATCACCATCAATGAGACCGACGGCAAATACAACTTCTACACGCACACCGACGGGCACACCTCCACCGGCATGATCAAGCTGCGGGAGAAAGGCGAGCGCATGGACAACGGCGGCCCCGCTGTCAACGTCCACTGCAGCATCTCCAACGTGTACGGAAGAGAGAGCGTGCTGCTGGAGCTACAGCAAGAGA aAAAGTACATGATGGCAGTTATAGTGGGCACTATTGGAGGAGTGGCGGTCATTGCCTTCATCATTGCAGCAGTGAGATATGTTGGCCAGAACAACAAAAA